A single window of Hyphomicrobiales bacterium DNA harbors:
- a CDS encoding Regulatory LuxR family protein: MSSGSLNDVIKCIYEATLDEGQWSSALDATARLSGSTGAVLYAKGKAGWTFPAYSACVGEALQAYVTEGWSHQNPWLEGHLEAGFRVGDVYRDLDIVTSREMRTSPFYTEFLHRFDLGRQMVAIIYSDLGSPTCLVSHREMRKGPFKKNELKNHLLIARHVEQALRITSKLVRKEAESRTYSEIFNAVDSAMIVLDRDQRPVKLNHAAEALIGNFFEYEKGHLTPVMDEDARAFVSIFKAAQKIKPLANDAPHPIAIGDRSGKERIVVWTSPLVGAAADKLGFVDAMDIVLMLAQPLRRNRVIDPTVIRSIYGLSTGEARLASLLVSGLTVKEAAKELDLTEGTARFVLNRVFAKVGVHRQSELVAHMQELGRPIRARENKA, from the coding sequence TTGTCTTCCGGAAGTTTAAATGATGTCATCAAGTGTATCTATGAAGCGACTCTGGACGAGGGTCAGTGGAGTTCTGCACTTGATGCTACCGCGCGGCTCTCCGGATCCACAGGGGCTGTCCTGTATGCGAAGGGAAAAGCTGGTTGGACTTTCCCCGCGTATTCGGCGTGCGTCGGCGAGGCATTGCAAGCCTATGTGACAGAAGGTTGGTCGCATCAAAATCCCTGGCTTGAAGGCCATCTCGAGGCTGGCTTTCGCGTGGGCGACGTCTATCGCGATCTTGATATCGTGACATCGCGGGAGATGAGGACTAGTCCGTTCTATACAGAGTTCCTGCACAGATTTGACCTCGGCCGGCAGATGGTCGCCATCATCTATTCGGATCTTGGAAGCCCGACCTGCCTCGTTTCGCATAGGGAAATGAGGAAGGGTCCGTTCAAGAAGAACGAGTTGAAGAACCATCTTCTGATCGCGCGGCACGTTGAACAAGCTCTTCGCATCACTTCGAAATTAGTCCGGAAGGAAGCCGAAAGCCGAACTTATTCAGAGATCTTCAACGCCGTCGATTCCGCCATGATCGTCCTTGATCGTGATCAACGGCCCGTGAAGCTGAACCACGCGGCGGAAGCCCTGATCGGGAATTTTTTCGAGTACGAGAAGGGGCATTTGACGCCAGTGATGGATGAAGATGCCCGTGCCTTTGTATCTATTTTCAAGGCAGCGCAGAAGATCAAGCCCTTAGCAAATGATGCGCCTCACCCCATAGCGATTGGTGACAGGAGTGGGAAGGAACGCATTGTGGTTTGGACATCTCCCCTCGTCGGGGCCGCGGCCGACAAGCTGGGATTTGTAGACGCGATGGACATTGTGCTGATGCTGGCCCAACCGCTCCGCCGGAACCGCGTGATCGATCCGACCGTCATTCGGAGTATCTACGGCCTCTCGACCGGGGAGGCTCGGCTGGCGTCGCTGTTGGTGAGCGGCCTCACCGTGAAGGAGGCCGCGAAGGAACTGGATTTGACCGAGGGCACAGCCCGTTTCGTCCTAAACCGCGTCTTTGCAAAGGTGGGGGTGCACCGCCAGTCGGAGCTCGTAGCCCATATGCAGGAATTAGGACGACCTATCCGTGCGCGCGAAAATAAAGCATGA
- the gadB gene encoding glutamate decarboxylase B, with product MVAQDNSTVEVRGELLDDIYSSEDLSSGLPKSGFPAVEREPHHVFAAVRDELMLDGNSRQNLATFCQTWVDDEIRDLMALSIDKNMIDKDEYPQTAEIERRCVAMVADLWNAPDPTGTLGCSTVGSSEAAMLGGLALKWRWRKKQLAAGKPADKPNLICGPVQICWHKFARYFDVELREIPLEGDRLIMNTEEVLKRVDENTIGVVPTMGVTFTCQFEPVKAVSDALDKLQADTGLDIPIHVDGASGGFLAPFCAPDVVWDFRLPRVKSINTSGHKFGLAPLGVGWVVWREKTDLSEELVFNVNYLGGNMPDFALNFSRPGGQVIAQYYNFIRLGREGYTKIQNACYETAEYLAREIAAMGPFEVLFNGDKTAGIPALCWKLKDANGIGGYTLYDLADRLRSRGWQVPAYSMPANREDLVIQRILVRHGVSRDLGSLLLDDMRRALDFFVKHPVVKPLTEEEASGFNHN from the coding sequence ATGGTGGCACAAGACAATTCAACCGTAGAGGTCCGCGGCGAACTTCTCGACGATATCTACTCGTCAGAGGATTTGTCCTCGGGTCTTCCTAAATCGGGCTTCCCGGCGGTCGAGCGCGAGCCTCACCACGTCTTCGCTGCGGTGCGCGATGAGTTGATGCTCGACGGCAATTCCCGTCAGAATCTCGCCACGTTCTGCCAGACCTGGGTCGACGACGAGATTCGCGATCTGATGGCGCTGTCGATCGACAAGAACATGATCGACAAGGACGAGTATCCCCAGACGGCGGAGATTGAGCGGCGCTGCGTCGCCATGGTCGCGGATCTGTGGAATGCGCCCGATCCCACAGGCACTCTGGGATGTTCCACTGTCGGTTCGTCTGAAGCGGCGATGCTCGGCGGCCTCGCTCTCAAGTGGCGGTGGCGGAAGAAGCAGCTTGCGGCTGGCAAGCCCGCCGACAAACCGAACCTCATCTGTGGCCCCGTGCAGATCTGCTGGCACAAGTTTGCTCGCTATTTTGATGTCGAACTGCGCGAGATCCCGCTTGAGGGCGACCGCCTCATCATGAATACAGAGGAGGTTCTGAAGCGCGTCGACGAGAACACGATCGGCGTGGTGCCGACCATGGGCGTCACGTTCACCTGTCAGTTCGAGCCGGTGAAAGCGGTCAGCGACGCGCTCGACAAACTGCAGGCGGATACCGGGCTGGACATTCCGATCCATGTCGACGGCGCCTCCGGCGGCTTTCTGGCGCCGTTCTGTGCGCCGGATGTCGTCTGGGACTTCCGCCTGCCGCGCGTGAAGTCGATCAATACCTCCGGCCACAAGTTCGGTCTCGCGCCCCTGGGCGTGGGTTGGGTTGTCTGGCGCGAGAAAACCGACCTCTCCGAGGAACTGGTCTTCAATGTCAACTATCTCGGCGGCAACATGCCCGACTTTGCGCTCAACTTTTCCCGTCCCGGCGGACAGGTGATTGCGCAGTACTACAACTTCATCCGTCTTGGCCGTGAAGGCTACACAAAGATTCAGAACGCTTGCTATGAGACGGCCGAGTACCTCGCCCGCGAAATCGCGGCGATGGGACCGTTCGAGGTCCTCTTCAACGGCGACAAGACCGCCGGTATTCCAGCGCTTTGCTGGAAACTGAAGGATGCGAACGGCATTGGCGGCTACACGCTTTATGACCTTGCTGACCGTCTCCGCAGTCGCGGGTGGCAGGTGCCTGCCTATTCGATGCCGGCCAACCGAGAAGATCTCGTGATTCAGCGCATCCTTGTGCGCCATGGTGTCAGCCGTGACCTCGGCTCGCTGCTGCTCGACGACATGCGTCGCGCGTTGGACTTCTTCGTCAAGCATCCGGTTGTGAAGCCGCTAACGGAAGAAGAAGCCAGCGGCTTCAATCACAACTAA
- a CDS encoding putative glutamate/gamma-aminobutyrate antiporter (Evidence 3 : Putative function from multiple computational evidences), which yields MFVFAEWLEDILATTDAISKAGPAPAQSGQKLGAGKITIFGLALMNVTAVVSLNGLPSEAEYGLSSIFYYLLAAVLFLVPVSLIAAELATGWPEKGGMFRWVGEAFGGRVAFTIMMVLFVEVCVFLPTALTFGAVSIAYIDPNEQVASTLAGNKMFVLALVLAVYWVATFIGLRGAAAFSAVAKWGGVIGVFIPATVLIVLGFLYVLFGPAPQVVMAWGDIVPDFTNFSNVVLAASIFLMYAGMEMNAVHVKEVNNPTRNYPIAIMIAAVGTVLILVLATLAIAFVVPRKQINLTQAILTAYHDLFAWAGIPWASSIIAIMLAIGVFACVTMWVVGPSTGVLAVAKAGYLPKLWQKTNKNGQATFILLLQAVLVTLLSILFVVLPSVQAAYQILNQLANILYLAAYLCMFSAAIYLRYSQPNRPRPYTLPGGNFGMWIVGGVGFLAALTAFIFSFIPPSQISVGSPEMYVGLLIALAVLFFAIPSLIYAVRKPSWKGADPDFAPFTWEAQAITQVQGKKKI from the coding sequence GTGTTCGTCTTTGCTGAGTGGTTGGAGGATATATTGGCAACAACTGACGCTATCTCAAAGGCGGGACCCGCTCCTGCGCAATCCGGGCAAAAGCTCGGGGCCGGCAAGATCACGATCTTCGGCTTGGCCCTCATGAACGTTACAGCCGTCGTGTCGCTCAACGGCCTACCGTCTGAAGCCGAATACGGCTTGAGTTCCATCTTCTATTATTTGCTGGCAGCGGTGCTCTTTCTGGTCCCGGTGTCCCTTATCGCCGCCGAGTTGGCGACGGGCTGGCCCGAGAAGGGCGGCATGTTCAGGTGGGTGGGGGAGGCCTTCGGCGGACGCGTCGCGTTCACGATCATGATGGTCCTTTTCGTCGAGGTCTGTGTGTTCCTCCCGACAGCACTGACGTTCGGCGCTGTGTCAATCGCCTATATCGATCCAAACGAGCAGGTCGCTTCGACGCTTGCGGGCAACAAGATGTTCGTGCTCGCGCTCGTCCTTGCGGTGTACTGGGTCGCGACCTTCATCGGCTTGCGCGGCGCTGCCGCATTTTCTGCCGTGGCAAAATGGGGCGGCGTCATCGGCGTCTTCATCCCTGCGACCGTTCTGATCGTTTTGGGTTTCCTCTACGTCCTGTTTGGACCGGCGCCGCAGGTCGTAATGGCCTGGGGTGACATCGTCCCCGACTTTACCAACTTCAGTAATGTCGTCCTGGCGGCCAGTATTTTTCTGATGTACGCCGGCATGGAAATGAACGCCGTTCATGTCAAGGAAGTCAATAATCCCACACGAAACTACCCGATCGCGATCATGATCGCTGCGGTGGGCACCGTTCTGATCTTGGTGTTGGCAACGCTCGCCATCGCCTTCGTCGTACCGCGTAAGCAGATCAACCTCACCCAGGCGATCCTGACGGCATACCACGACCTCTTCGCTTGGGCCGGCATCCCCTGGGCGTCGTCGATCATCGCCATCATGCTGGCTATCGGTGTCTTTGCTTGCGTGACGATGTGGGTCGTCGGCCCATCTACGGGCGTTCTCGCTGTGGCGAAAGCTGGTTATCTTCCAAAACTCTGGCAGAAGACCAACAAAAACGGACAGGCGACGTTCATCCTGCTGCTGCAGGCGGTGCTGGTCACGCTCCTCTCGATCCTGTTCGTCGTCCTGCCTTCGGTGCAGGCCGCCTATCAGATCCTCAACCAGCTCGCGAACATCCTGTATCTGGCTGCCTATCTGTGCATGTTTTCAGCGGCTATCTACCTGCGTTACAGCCAACCGAACCGGCCTCGACCCTACACGTTGCCCGGTGGGAATTTCGGTATGTGGATCGTAGGTGGCGTCGGCTTCTTGGCGGCTCTCACCGCGTTCATCTTCAGCTTCATTCCGCCGAGTCAGATCAGCGTCGGCAGCCCCGAGATGTATGTCGGACTGCTCATCGCGCTTGCAGTGCTGTTCTTCGCCATTCCGAGCCTCATCTACGCCGTGCGGAAGCCGTCGTGGAAGGGAGCTGACCCGGACTTCGCTCCCTTCACCTGGGAGGCGCAGGCCATCACGCAGGTTCAAGGGAAGAAAAAGATATGA
- the glsA gene encoding glutaminase 1, with translation MTMTVDKGLLEKAVSQAYADSKAVSGGANASYIPYLASVPSDLFGLALVTTSGEVFTAGDAKFEFAIESISKVFSMALAMEEVGTKVFREKIGADPTGEAFNSVIALELHGDRPLSPLVNAGAIATTSLVTAKDKEDRYQKILGIQSAFAGRSLSMSTEVNDSEQSTNFHNRALAWLMQNAGAMYSEPMDAVEVYTRQCSTLITTVDLAVMGATLASGGINPLSGERVIKGANVAPILAEMTMEGLYTASGDWAYTVGLPGKSGVGGGILAVMPGKFGIAAFSPPLDAVGNSVRGQVAVAKVAAQLGLNLFKSA, from the coding sequence ATGACGATGACGGTCGACAAGGGTCTTTTGGAGAAGGCTGTTTCGCAGGCCTATGCAGACAGCAAGGCGGTGTCTGGCGGCGCAAATGCGAGCTACATCCCGTATCTCGCGTCCGTCCCGTCGGATCTGTTCGGGCTGGCTTTGGTCACCACCAGCGGTGAGGTCTTCACCGCTGGCGACGCGAAATTCGAGTTCGCGATCGAGTCCATCTCGAAGGTCTTCAGCATGGCGTTGGCCATGGAGGAAGTCGGTACCAAGGTCTTTCGGGAAAAGATTGGCGCCGATCCCACAGGTGAAGCGTTCAATTCGGTGATCGCCCTCGAACTGCATGGGGACCGGCCATTAAGCCCCCTCGTCAATGCGGGGGCGATCGCGACGACGAGCCTGGTGACTGCAAAGGATAAGGAGGATCGTTACCAGAAGATCCTTGGCATCCAGAGCGCCTTCGCGGGACGTTCGCTGTCGATGAGCACGGAAGTCAATGACTCCGAGCAGTCAACCAATTTTCACAACCGCGCCCTGGCGTGGCTCATGCAGAACGCCGGGGCCATGTATTCGGAGCCGATGGACGCTGTCGAGGTCTACACGCGGCAGTGCTCCACCCTTATCACAACGGTAGACCTCGCTGTGATGGGCGCAACATTGGCCTCCGGCGGCATCAACCCGCTGAGCGGCGAACGGGTCATCAAGGGCGCGAATGTGGCGCCGATCCTCGCCGAGATGACGATGGAGGGCCTCTATACCGCCTCCGGTGACTGGGCCTATACGGTTGGCCTTCCAGGCAAGAGCGGTGTGGGCGGGGGCATCCTGGCCGTTATGCCCGGCAAGTTCGGGATCGCCGCGTTCTCTCCTCCGCTTGATGCAGTCGGCAACAGTGTCCGCGGTCAAGTCGCGGTGGCAAAGGTCGCGGCGCAGCTCGGACTCAACCTCTTCAAATCTGCCTAA
- a CDS encoding Penicillin amidase — MCTSLSYRDVSGKVYFGRTLELTMELPYEVVWFPVGFPTISQVESAAPISFNARHGVLAVTMPCRVPTADKPIDIADLKVLEGMNDVGLTFSLLSYPAAGGGHRSVAVTQSVLGASDLGAWVLGQFASVADVKAALAEQPVMVEPLAILGGVESPFHYVVHDTTGAALVIEFNRGEMSVYDNPVGVMTNGPDFPWHLTNLNNYTFLSNVDTSVAKFGSYKAVQPDSGIATAGLPASNTSVGRFVRAAYYAHYTEKAATPDAAVGTLAHILNAFDRPRGVTIDYPDEGGSHLEVEGLKEEAAASYATEFTSWTSLSDLDRKLFFIRGYAGLNFTRFDLTTLAGLDKPRVIPLKALGAAAPDATADLARPV; from the coding sequence ATGTGCACATCGCTGAGTTACCGTGACGTTTCCGGGAAGGTCTATTTCGGTCGGACGTTGGAGCTGACCATGGAGCTGCCGTACGAAGTCGTCTGGTTCCCAGTGGGATTTCCCACCATCTCGCAGGTTGAGAGCGCAGCGCCGATCAGCTTCAACGCGCGCCATGGCGTGCTCGCCGTCACCATGCCATGCCGCGTGCCGACCGCGGACAAGCCGATCGACATCGCCGACCTGAAGGTGCTGGAAGGCATGAACGACGTCGGCCTTACCTTCAGCTTGCTCTCCTACCCGGCGGCCGGCGGCGGTCATCGCTCAGTCGCCGTGACACAGAGCGTGCTCGGCGCCTCCGATCTTGGCGCCTGGGTGCTCGGTCAGTTCGCCAGCGTGGCCGATGTGAAGGCGGCCCTCGCCGAACAGCCCGTCATGGTGGAGCCGCTCGCCATTCTTGGAGGGGTAGAATCCCCGTTTCACTATGTGGTGCACGATACGACCGGCGCAGCTCTCGTCATCGAGTTCAACCGCGGCGAGATGTCGGTCTATGACAATCCGGTGGGGGTGATGACCAATGGACCCGATTTTCCCTGGCATCTCACCAACCTCAACAACTACACATTCCTCAGCAATGTCGACACGTCGGTGGCGAAGTTCGGCAGTTACAAGGCCGTACAACCGGACTCCGGCATCGCCACTGCCGGCTTGCCAGCCTCCAACACCTCGGTTGGACGCTTTGTGCGTGCCGCCTACTACGCGCATTACACCGAAAAGGCCGCAACGCCCGATGCCGCGGTGGGAACGCTCGCACATATCCTCAACGCATTCGACCGACCCCGCGGCGTCACTATCGACTATCCAGACGAGGGTGGCAGCCATCTTGAGGTCGAGGGGCTGAAGGAGGAGGCGGCGGCTTCCTATGCGACCGAGTTCACCTCCTGGACCAGCCTGTCGGATCTCGACAGGAAGCTGTTTTTCATCCGCGGTTATGCTGGGCTGAATTTCACGCGCTTCGACCTCACCACCCTCGCCGGACTCGACAAGCCGCGGGTGATCCCGCTCAAGGCGTTGGGTGCCGCGGCGCCGGACGCCACCGCTGATCTGGCTCGGCCTGTTTGA
- a CDS encoding hypothetical protein (Evidence 5 : Unknown function) produces the protein MNRPKHHSFIQAGRGKLNRIRRGPFDRDERTGKQPHWAYHLNPEPPLAEPMTAAFDQVRPAGSPPS, from the coding sequence GTGAACCGGCCTAAACATCACTCATTCATACAAGCTGGGCGCGGGAAGCTCAATCGTATCCGACGCGGCCCTTTCGACCGGGACGAACGCACAGGGAAGCAGCCTCATTGGGCATATCACCTCAATCCAGAGCCGCCGCTTGCGGAGCCCATGACTGCGGCGTTCGATCAGGTTCGGCCTGCCGGGTCGCCCCCTTCCTGA
- a CDS encoding conserved hypothetical protein (Evidence 4 : Unknown function but conserved in other organisms) produces the protein MAVMNYTIDVINAAGAEQGLLDLVLADFAKAFNTWSSVLTANVTLSVRFEILDKTISGRFQGGPASTVNIGERGGIPVWESAASFELRTGLSSGMKYDLLVQADINHLRDALYFANNVEPNKVSAVSTIIHELGHGIGFVGWRDYTTGVLPGDYQSPFDSHVVMKDGLPYFEGMNAAGVYGGLVPLTYGNIFHLGNSAPNPGADLVDDLMNGVVFKFATDYAISDLDLAILADLGIGTRRSDILDAPAAGQTLNAGAGFDTVIYDTGSAAYTTSHNAGILTVSQASTSYSATIIDAERIAFTDRTLALDIDGNAGQTYRIYKAALDRAPDTAGLTYWTIARDGGMSLTDLAYSFISSPEFAGRYGQNPDNHNYIQLLYENLLGRQPDQAGYDFWTEAMDDGLTREDLLLSFSESSENKANVIDAISNGIWLDVQMA, from the coding sequence ATGGCCGTGATGAATTACACGATCGACGTGATTAATGCCGCCGGAGCCGAGCAAGGTCTGCTAGACCTCGTCTTGGCTGATTTTGCAAAAGCTTTTAACACCTGGTCGTCAGTCTTGACGGCGAACGTCACGCTCAGTGTCCGGTTTGAGATATTAGACAAGACAATAAGTGGACGATTTCAGGGTGGCCCGGCGTCTACAGTGAATATTGGAGAAAGAGGTGGAATCCCAGTTTGGGAAAGTGCCGCTTCATTCGAACTGAGAACCGGTCTCAGTTCGGGTATGAAGTATGATCTTCTGGTCCAGGCTGACATCAACCATCTGCGTGATGCACTTTATTTCGCAAACAACGTAGAGCCGAATAAGGTGAGCGCTGTATCCACCATTATCCATGAGCTAGGGCACGGCATCGGCTTCGTCGGTTGGCGCGACTATACGACCGGCGTCCTTCCGGGTGACTACCAATCCCCGTTTGACTCGCATGTCGTGATGAAGGACGGCCTTCCGTACTTTGAGGGCATGAATGCCGCGGGGGTCTACGGAGGCCTCGTTCCACTGACCTATGGGAACATTTTTCATCTTGGGAATTCCGCGCCGAATCCGGGGGCGGACTTAGTGGACGACCTGATGAATGGTGTAGTCTTCAAGTTTGCGACCGACTACGCGATAAGTGACCTTGATCTAGCGATCCTGGCGGACCTCGGAATTGGGACACGCCGCTCCGACATTCTCGATGCTCCTGCGGCCGGACAGACGCTCAACGCGGGAGCAGGGTTTGATACGGTTATCTATGACACGGGTAGCGCCGCTTACACTACCTCTCACAATGCGGGCATCCTCACGGTTAGCCAGGCTAGCACCTCCTATAGCGCAACCATCATTGATGCTGAGAGAATTGCTTTTACCGATCGTACTCTGGCGCTCGATATCGACGGGAATGCCGGCCAAACCTATCGGATATACAAAGCCGCATTAGACCGCGCGCCTGATACGGCTGGCCTGACATACTGGACGATTGCGAGGGACGGTGGGATGAGCCTGACGGACCTCGCTTATTCATTTATTTCATCGCCCGAGTTCGCTGGCCGCTACGGCCAGAATCCCGATAACCACAATTATATTCAACTTCTCTATGAGAACCTCCTAGGCCGCCAGCCAGATCAAGCAGGGTACGATTTTTGGACTGAGGCCATGGACGATGGGCTGACGAGGGAAGATCTTCTCCTTAGCTTCTCCGAGAGTTCAGAAAACAAGGCCAATGTCATTGACGCGATCTCCAACGGCATCTGGCTGGACGTTCAAATGGCTTGA
- a CDS encoding hypothetical protein (Evidence 5 : Unknown function) produces the protein MGYVADVIGHHQTIFAELARLMRQTLPASRCDAFLGRELPALVPESAQDTGSDANALG, from the coding sequence ATGGGATACGTGGCGGATGTCATTGGCCATCACCAGACAATCTTTGCAGAACTGGCGCGGTTGATGCGCCAAACCTTGCCGGCCTCGCGCTGCGACGCTTTTCTGGGCCGAGAATTGCCGGCCCTGGTGCCGGAAAGCGCTCAGGACACTGGATCCGACGCAAACGCGCTTGGCTGA
- a CDS encoding ATP-dependent RNA helicase DeaD has translation MTTTNDTASLPNTIHPALASALEARGYSRLTPVQMVMATGDHGNADLLVSAQTGSGKTVAFGIAIASTVLGNADHFEPAGQPLGLIIAPTRELAIQVQRELDWLYGSTRIRTATCVGGMDMRMERRALERGAHLVVGTPGRLRDHITKGVLDLSALRVVVLDEADEMLDLGFRDDLEFILGAAPEQRRTLLFSATVPRGIAELAKTFQKDAVRIAATASTEQHTDIEYQLVLVRRDEREHAVINTLLESDSASALVFCHTREAVRHLTARLANRGFSVVSLSGEMAQSERSSALQSMRDGRAHVCVATDVAARGIDLPNLDLVIHADVPSNPATLLHRSGRTGRAGRKGVCVLIVPENRRGAAQRVLTLARLTAITRAAPGIAEIETRYRRQILDTALSAAEPDEAEAAFVMELLAKATPERIAAAFLRQQLAARPVPEDLSPLPVADMQARKPRRDRETEDKRGPVPAREPRGPDMQGGVWFTLSVGRKQRADPKWLLPMICRAGGVTKRDVGSIRIDDMETRFEISSEKAASFAKQIERPGAVEKGVVILPAGGAQEIARQAKPKFGKGGKPATKPAHRGKTAPADRDPARKHKGKAKRQG, from the coding sequence ATGACGACGACCAACGACACTGCATCCTTGCCCAATACCATCCACCCCGCCCTGGCCTCTGCGCTAGAGGCGCGCGGGTACAGCCGGCTGACGCCGGTCCAGATGGTGATGGCGACCGGAGACCACGGCAATGCTGACCTTTTGGTTTCGGCACAGACCGGATCCGGAAAGACGGTCGCCTTCGGCATCGCGATCGCGTCGACAGTGCTTGGAAACGCCGACCATTTCGAGCCGGCCGGGCAGCCTCTCGGCCTGATCATCGCACCGACGCGCGAACTCGCGATCCAGGTACAGCGTGAACTCGACTGGCTCTACGGGTCGACGCGGATCAGGACCGCGACGTGCGTTGGCGGCATGGACATGCGCATGGAACGCCGTGCACTGGAGCGCGGCGCGCATCTTGTCGTCGGCACGCCGGGACGCCTGCGCGACCACATCACAAAGGGCGTGCTGGACCTCAGCGCGCTACGCGTGGTCGTGCTTGACGAGGCCGATGAAATGCTGGACCTCGGTTTCCGCGACGACCTCGAATTCATCCTTGGCGCGGCGCCGGAGCAGCGCCGGACACTGCTGTTCTCGGCGACGGTACCACGCGGCATCGCGGAACTGGCCAAGACCTTCCAGAAGGACGCGGTGCGCATCGCGGCGACCGCCTCCACCGAGCAGCACACCGACATTGAATACCAGTTGGTGCTGGTGCGGCGCGACGAGCGCGAGCATGCTGTCATCAACACGCTGCTCGAGTCCGACAGCGCAAGCGCGCTGGTGTTCTGCCACACGCGCGAGGCTGTGCGCCACCTGACCGCACGGCTGGCCAACCGCGGCTTTTCGGTCGTCTCGCTCTCGGGCGAAATGGCGCAGTCGGAGCGTTCGAGCGCCCTGCAGTCGATGCGTGACGGGCGCGCCCATGTCTGCGTGGCGACCGACGTCGCGGCGCGCGGCATCGATCTGCCGAACCTCGACCTTGTGATCCATGCGGATGTGCCGAGCAACCCCGCGACCTTGCTCCACCGCTCCGGCAGGACGGGTCGCGCCGGGCGCAAGGGTGTCTGCGTACTCATCGTTCCCGAGAACAGGCGCGGCGCAGCGCAGCGCGTGCTGACGCTGGCCAGGCTGACGGCCATCACGCGCGCCGCGCCCGGTATTGCCGAGATCGAGACACGCTATCGCAGGCAGATCCTCGACACGGCGCTCTCCGCCGCCGAGCCTGATGAAGCCGAAGCGGCGTTCGTGATGGAATTGCTGGCGAAGGCAACTCCGGAGCGCATCGCTGCCGCCTTCCTGCGCCAGCAACTCGCGGCCCGCCCCGTGCCGGAGGATCTTTCTCCGCTGCCGGTCGCCGATATGCAGGCCAGAAAGCCCAGGCGCGACAGAGAGACCGAGGACAAGCGCGGCCCGGTGCCGGCGCGCGAGCCGCGCGGACCGGACATGCAGGGTGGCGTCTGGTTCACCCTTTCGGTCGGCCGCAAGCAGCGGGCCGACCCCAAGTGGCTGCTGCCAATGATCTGCCGAGCAGGCGGCGTGACGAAGCGCGATGTCGGCTCAATCAGGATCGACGACATGGAAACCCGCTTCGAGATCTCTTCCGAAAAGGCGGCCAGCTTCGCTAAGCAGATCGAGCGGCCTGGCGCCGTCGAGAAAGGGGTCGTCATCTTGCCGGCCGGAGGGGCGCAGGAAATCGCGCGGCAGGCGAAGCCAAAGTTCGGCAAGGGCGGAAAGCCGGCAACAAAGCCGGCTCACCGAGGCAAGACCGCGCCCGCGGATCGTGACCCAGCCCGCAAGCACAAGGGCAAGGCAAAGCGGCAAGGCTGA
- a CDS encoding Methyltransferase family protein encodes MSADDEIMALLARWDRQQEGYIKQREERFEAMFEVLQSALGNAFTVIDAACGPGSLSRRLLDRFPKSRVIAVDADVMLLEMARVALAPDGARVRVVEADLAEPAWCERVLQAAESMKADRPAALVSTTALHWLSPGALAEFYGAAGELLPPGGIVMNGDHMRFDSRWPTLGRAAATIRQRIEREAVANGEDDWATWWARAGAIPRLAALKDKRDAFYASRRPKRATSGEDCSVDFHLAAMRHAGFAEVGTAWQQFDNYVVFGRRPA; translated from the coding sequence ATGTCAGCCGACGATGAAATCATGGCTCTGCTAGCGCGGTGGGATCGCCAGCAGGAGGGCTACATCAAGCAGCGCGAAGAGCGTTTCGAGGCCATGTTCGAGGTGCTGCAGTCGGCGCTTGGTAACGCCTTCACCGTCATCGACGCCGCATGCGGACCGGGATCGCTGAGCCGACGGCTGCTCGACCGTTTTCCCAAGTCCAGGGTGATTGCCGTCGATGCGGACGTCATGCTACTTGAAATGGCGAGGGTCGCGCTGGCCCCGGACGGTGCCAGAGTGCGCGTTGTCGAGGCGGATCTGGCCGAGCCCGCCTGGTGCGAGCGGGTCCTTCAGGCGGCCGAGTCGATGAAGGCGGACCGGCCGGCGGCCCTCGTCTCGACCACGGCCCTGCATTGGCTATCCCCCGGCGCGCTGGCCGAGTTCTACGGCGCAGCGGGGGAATTGCTCCCGCCGGGCGGAATTGTCATGAACGGCGACCATATGCGATTTGATAGCCGCTGGCCCACCCTCGGCAGGGCGGCGGCGACAATCCGCCAGCGCATCGAGCGCGAGGCGGTTGCCAATGGTGAGGATGACTGGGCGACCTGGTGGGCACGTGCCGGCGCTATTCCCCGCCTTGCCGCTCTCAAGGATAAGCGCGATGCCTTCTATGCTTCGCGGCGGCCCAAGCGCGCCACCAGCGGCGAGGATTGTTCCGTGGATTTCCATCTGGCCGCCATGCGCCATGCTGGTTTCGCGGAGGTTGGCACAGCCTGGCAGCAATTCGACAATTACGTTGTCTTCGGGCGACGGCCCGCCTGA